The region CACTTAAATTTTCTCCATAAACATTTTTACAGGTTAAAGTTAAGAAAATAAAACGATAATCTTTTTGCGTAAGAGCATAATCCATAACCTTAGATACTTGACCAAACGTTTTTAACGACCTTCTCCAGCTACACATAGGACATAACCTCACTTTACAAAAATTAGACCTATTTAACTTTAAACTATTATCTTCAGTAAATCGCTTAAACTCTAAAAAAGTACCACATTCAGCTACTCGATAATATTTATTCATACCTAATCTTTTATAGCTTTCAGCAAGTTCCATTGTACTTTTCTTATGAATTTGCCACGGTCTTTCTTTACCATTTTTAACATCTTTTAATACTTTATTTATTTCTGAATATGTGCTATCATTGTGGTACATAATAAAAAAAGACTCCTTTCGTTAGGGACTCCCTTTCGGAAGGTATAAAAAATTCCCTATTTTGTGATTTTAGTGTGGTAACTTAATCATAACACTAGGGATTTTTTATTGCAAGAAAAATAGTATCCTAATAAAAAAGATTTAAAACACTATTAAGTATTTAAAAATCAACGTTTATCATAGAAATAATTAAATTCCTGTTGTTTCTATAGTATCAAGATAAGAAAAAACACGTTTTTTCTAGCGAAAAAACTAAAAACAAAAACCAAAAACCATAGTAAAAAAAATAATCATATAAAGCTCCAAAACGCCCTATAAGGCGTTTTTTTATTTCTACATATATAGAAATTACCTTTAAAGTAAAATAAGGGCGTTATAAGCAGAATAACAGGCAAATAAGATATAATATTTGCACCCTAAAAGAGTAAAAGCGAAACGTATTTTTTCTTTTGAATCGCTTAGCCTTTATCTGCGTTGTAGATTATTAATTTAAAATACTAAGTTTAATATGGCAGCGTGGGGGGTGTGAGCGTGAGCGAAAGAAGGGGGGCGTGCCCCCTTTAGAAGCCCAGTTTTTAAAAAGTGTAATACAGTTGTCCTTCTCGATGAGAAGCTCCAGGACAAAAAACGTATTACAGAATAATAAAAAAAGGGAGCTTTAGCTACCTCATTTTAGACGCCCCCTGTGCGCCATAGGCTATACCTATGTGACGCTAAACAGGTGGGCGTCTCAGCCACCAGCTCTGCCACATGGAATGATTTTTATATTAAAGAATCGTTGATATATAAATATTCATGCTACTGTTTTCAATGACTAGCACCTAGAATAGCAATTTTTTTTTGCTATTAGGGTCGCTAGTAGCATTGCCAGCACCTAGAACAGCAAAAAAACGTTGTTGGATAT is a window of Alkaliphilus flagellatus DNA encoding:
- a CDS encoding protein rep, coding for MYHNDSTYSEINKVLKDVKNGKERPWQIHKKSTMELAESYKRLGMNKYYRVAECGTFLEFKRFTEDNSLKLNRSNFCKVRLCPMCSWRRSLKTFGQVSKVMDYALTQKDYRFIFLTLTCKNVYGENLS